The stretch of DNA AGTGCTTAACCAGCGTAGAGATGAGTCTTTTGCCTGCAGGATTGTGGCACGAAGCAGTAGATGCAATGTTACTACACATCCAACAATCAGAAGAACTCCTCAGTATCGTGCATCGCAAACCTGTGTCTATGCGACTGTGGCACTTTTTAATCTGGCTATCAGAGAAGTTTGGTCGCGAAGTCGAACAAGGGCGGTTAATTGATTTAGCGATTACGCATCAAGAGATAGCAGAAGTAATCAACACGACACGTGTCTCTGTAACTCGATTATTGCAGCAATTTGAAGAGGAGGGAATGTTGCTGCGTTATCAAAGACGGTTGATTTTATGTTTAAGGAAATAATCAACCAATCGAAATCAAAAAGTAATGGAAATTAGTAGAGCCACTATCGGCTTTGGAATAATGTAAACTTGAATAATCTACGCGTTACAGCAAATATACTTATTTGTCTGTAACACAATTTGGTGTGAGAGATGAACAATGACAAAAATATTCTGGAATGCTTTGCGGCTCAGTCCAGTCCTATTAGGAGCAACCCTGCTGCTAGCTGACCGCGTGCAAGCAAATGAGACGCCAGCAGACATTGTAGTGCCAACAGCAACCACAAGCCAAGTGGCATCTCAAGTCGAACCAGCGCCGCAAATGGTCATAAGCCAAGCGCCGACCAATAATTCCCTGGCACAAGTGACATCAGTGTCGCAGTTATCCGACGTGCAGCCGACCGACTGGGCATTTCAAGCGTTACAGTCGTTAGTCGAGCGCTACGGTTGTATTGCCGGCTATCCAGATGGAACGTATCGCGGCAATCGCGCCTTGACCCGCTTTGAATTCGCCGCTGGGTTAAACGCCTGTTTAGACCGCGTTAACGAGTTGATCGCCACCGCCACCGCCGACCAAGTGACCCGCGAAGACTTAGCAACTCTGCAGCGCCTGCAAGAAGAATTTGCCGCAGAAATTGCAACGCTGCGCGGTCGCGTGGATGCGCTCGAAGCACAAACCGCAGAACTAGAGGCAAATCAGTTCTCAACCACAACCGTCCTCAACGGCGAAGTGATCTTCGGCATCTCGGACGTGTTTGGCGACTCAGCCGTCGGTGGCGCCGACTTAGAGTACAACACCGTTGTTGGCGCGCGGGCGCGGTTGAACTTTGACACTAGTTTTACCGGTAAAGATCGCTTAAGAACGCGTCTCCAAGCAGCAAACCTTGACAACAATAGTGATGAAACGGGGACAGCAATGACCCGTTTAGGCTTTGACACCAACACGGGGAACGATGTTGAAATTGATGACTTTTACTATCGTTTCCCCATTGGTAACGCCGCTTTAGTTCAACTTAACTTCACGAATGCTGAACTTGACGATAACATTTTCACCTTCAACCCAGCGTTTGAAAGCAGCGGTAGTGGTGCAATATCCCGCTATGGTCGATTCAGCCCAATTTACCGCCAAGCTGAAGGTGGTGCTGGCATAACCTTAACACTTAATCCAGACGGTCCTCTTTCTTTATCTGGAGCGTTCTTTGCACCGGATGCAGAAGACCCTGGCACAGGTAGTGGACTCTTTAATGGTGCTTACGGCGCTATAGGTCAACTTTCCTGGCGTGCTAATGATACTTTCAGTATCGGTGCTACTTATGCACGTACCTATCAAAATACAGAAAGCGGTATCAATCTATTCGGTTCTACGGGTAGCGCTAATGCTAACGCACCTTTTGGCGAAGTAGCAACTGAAGCTAACCACTACGGCGTGCAAGCCAGTTTAAAACTCGGTACAACCTTAAACCTCTCAGGTTGGGTAGGTTACTCAACTGCGGATGCTTTAGCAGGACCCAACGCAGGTGCTGATGCGAATATGTTCTACTGGGCAACTGCACTAGCAATACAAGATTTGGGTAGAGAAGGTAGTCAGTTAGGTTTGATCTTTGGTCAACCTCCGAGAGTAACAGACAGCGCTCTAGTCGAAGACCCAGATACTTCCTATCATCTTGAAGGATTGTATCGCCTACAGCTTACCGAAAATGTTGCTATCACTCCTGGCGTATTAGTGATCTTTAATCCAGAACACAATAATGCTAACGACACGATTTATGTAGGAACACTCCGTACTACATTCTCGTTTTAAGAGACACGATCAACGCGCTGTAACTATAGTTTAATCTTCCATTTTTTTGGAGTGACAATTTCAATACCAAAAACAATGCATCTAGAAATTCTTATGTCAATTACTTATTTTTTTTTATATAAATTCTAGAGAAATCACGGGTAAAAGATAAGAGATTTGCTTGTATAATCTAATGCTGATGGCAGATATACTTCAAACCTATAATCTGTTCAAAAATCGGTGTGAGAGAGATAAACTAATGACAAAAATATTCTGGAATGCTTTGCGGCTCAGTCCAGTCCTATTAGGAGCAACCCTGCTGCTAGCTGACCGCGTGCAAGCAAATGAGACGCCAGCAGACATTGTAGTGCCAACAGCAACCACAAGCCAAGTGGCATCTCAAGTCGAACCAGCGCCGCAAATGGTCATAAGCCAAGCGCCGACCAATAATTCCCTGGCACAAGTGACATCAGTGTCGCAGTTATCCGACGTGCAGCCGACCGACTGGGCATTTCAAGCGTTACAGTCGTTAGTCGAGCGCTACGGTTGTATTGCCGGCTATCCAGATGGAACGTATCGCGGCAATCGCGCCTTGACCCGCTTTGAATTCGCCGCTGGGTTAAACGCCTGTTTAGACCGCGTTAACGAGTTGATCGCCACCGCCACCGCCGACCAAGTGACCCGCGAAGACTTAGCAACTCTGCAGCGCCTGCAAGAAGAATTTGCCGCAGAAATTGCAACGCTGCGCGGTCGCGTGGATGCGCTCGAAGCACAAACCGCAGAACTAGAGGCAAATCAGTTCTCAACCACAACCGTCCTCAACGGCGAAGTGATCTTCGGCATCTCGGACGTGTTTGGCGACTCAGCCGTCGGTGGCGCCGACTTAGAGTACAACACCGTTGTTGGCGCGCGAGCGCGGTTGAACTTTGACACCAGCTTTGGTGGTCGAGATCTATTGAGAACGCGTCTCCAAGCAGCAAACTTTGATAATACCACTAACGAGACGGGGACAGCAATGACCCGTTTAGGCTTTGACACCAACACGGGGAACGATGTTGAAATCGATGACTTGTTTTATCGTTTCCCCATTGGTAACGCCGCTTTAGTTCAACTTAATGCTAATGCAGGACTAGATAGCGGGCTATTCACCTTCAACCCTGCTTTTGACAGTACTGGTCGCGGTTCAATCTCGCGTTACGGTCAACGTAGCTCAATCTACCGCACAGGCGGCACCGGTGCTGGATTATCTGTGATCTTGAATCCAGAAGGTCCTTTCACCGTATCGGGGGCGTTCATTGCGCCTACGGCAAACACTCCTGAAGCAGGTACAGGAGTCTTTCAAGGGGCTTACACTGCTTTAGGTCAAGTTGCTCTCCGAATCAGCGATACTTTCACAATTGGTGCAACCTACGCTCGTGCTTATCAAAACACAGCCAGCGGAATTAACTTGTTTGGCTCAACAGGTAGCGGTAATGCTAACGCACCGTTTGGTGACGTTGCTACCGAAGCTAACCACTACGGCTTGCAAGCAAGCTTACAACTGGGTACCACCTTGAACCTTTCAGGTTGGGCAGGTTACTCGACTGCTGATGCTTTAGTAGGACCTGCCGCTGATGCAGATATATTCTACTGGGCAGCTTCATTAGCACTACAAGACTTCGGTAGAGAAGGCAATCAGCTGGGTATCGTTTTTGGTCAACCACCGCGAGTTACAGAAAGCACAATTGCTACAGACCCAGACATTTCCTACCATCTTGAAGGATTCTACCGCCTACAGCTTACCGAAAATGTTTCGATTACTCCTGGCGTATTAGTGATCTTTAATCCAGAACACAATAATGCCAACGATACAATTTATGTAGGAACACTTCGTACTACATTCTCGTTCTAAAGTAATTATTAGAACTATTTAGCCGAGGCTGGGGCGATCGCTACTTTGGTCGCCCCACTTATTTTTTCATATTAAGTTGATTGCTGCTCAGAGGAAAACTTTGAAGGCGGGCGATCGCTACTCCAAGCCCACCACACACAGCCACAACGACACTGATAAAACTCTTGCCACTTGCGGCGATAATTATCGGTCATCACAGGCGATCGCCGATTCAGCCACACATTTTCCGCATCTCGACTCGAAGCACGACAAGTAGGACAGCAAAATTCATACGCGTGAATTGCTTTTTTAGTCCATTCAGGCGGAACAGGAGCAAACGCATCCATTCAGGAATCCTTTATGAAGAGGTTAGATAGAGGTCGGAGATTAGGGAAGCAAATGCATCCATATCTATAGTAAGTGGGGGAAAATAAACATAGGTGACTGGTAATCGGTAATTGAAAAGAATGTCTCTTCCCTCGTCCCCATTATCTTACTGCCCCACTGTCGTATTATTGTGCTGAACTAAAGTCAATGGAGCCAGCTATTGAAATTCGCCGCCTTGTAGAGATCATGCCAGCTTCTGGTCGCATGATGACTAAAATTGTAAATAAACCAGAGCAAGCAACCGTAATCCATAGCCCGTTTCCCCTGCCTTGGAATCAGCAACGATTGATATATATTAACTTTGACTTATGGCGTCGGCTCTCGCAACCGCAAAGAGACCTGCTATTGTTACGCACGGTATCTTGGCTTTTGCAAGTTAAGTGGTTAAAGCCAGATATTTATCAAGGTGTTGCGATCGCTGGATTAATCGGCGCAACAATCGAATTAGTGCAACAAGACGCTGTAGGAGTTGTAGTTGCAGGTGGTTTGAGCGCGATCGCCATTAATCGCATTTGGCGTAATAATCGCAGTACGCAACTCGAAATCGAAGCTGATGAAGCCGCGATTCAAATTGCCCAAAGGCGCAACTACATCAAAGCTGAAGCCGCAGAACATTTACTATCCGCCATCGAAGCCGTTGCCAAACTCGAAAAGCGTCCTAGTTTAACGTTTGTTGAACTTGTTCGTTGCCAAAATTTACGCGCGATCGCGGGTTTATCCCCAGTAAGTGTCCCTGAAGCCTTTAAGTAAGAGTTAGGGGTGAGAGGCAGAAGGCAAAAGACGAGGGATAATGATGTTTAGTATTCCTTACGCTTTCCCCATCCCCGAACCCGATCTCTGACCTCTCATTTACTCATTTACAGCGATACAGTTGATAGTCGTAACCATTCACAGGTGGTGAAGATAAAGTATCAACCGTACAGCCATCTACTTGCACTGGGGCGTGAAAATTAATTAACCACAAGTCTAAAGGTCGAGGAAAATTATTGACCACTTGTTGTAAAGTTGCAGAAGCTGTGCTTGTTTCACGTGCTAGCAGAAATTGCGGCGTATCTATTCCAGCCAATTTAAATTCTCTTCCTATCCCCATCATTTCACCGATTTGTACGTGCGTTCTGTGTGTTGTGGCGACGAGAATCGGCGATCGCGAGGCATTTTGTATAATCTCCAGCATCAAGTCAGGACGGTAGTATTTTTGATAGCCCAAATTACACACCACCGTAATCGCACTCAGTAGCCCCATCAGCCAAATTAAGGCGACAGCACGTTTTCCTTGCAAATCAGGAGTTCGCCAACAAACAGCAAGACTTGCTCCAAGTAAAACCATCACCGCCGGAAAGTAGACGAAGTTGTAACGCGCACCACGCGTGAGATCGATCCCTAAAGCGTAAGTAAAGAAAAAGAACAACGCGATCGCACTACATACAATCCCGACAAAAACCCAAGTCATTAACCGCATTTTCGGTTGTGCGAGTTTTACCTTGATACCGCAATACAACCAAGGTAGCGCCCATAAAAAGAAAATGAGCATCACAACACCTGAAGCAATGACAATCGGTAGCTGTGGGGCTTCTACTGGTAGCAACGATATCATCGTCAACCAAGCCGCCAGTGCTTGAAAAATCGGGTTAAGCAACGCCAATAACCCATTGCTACCGTTTTGAATCCAATCTGTGAGGTCGCTACCATAATTATTTTGGAAAAAAACAGGTAGCCACACTAAACTGCCCAAAAATGTCCCCACCGCAACAAGCAAAATTTGCCACCAAGGGTTAGCACTCCACGTCAAGTGAAATCCAGCACTTTGACGCTGACGCCACCACAACACGATTAACACAATCGCTTCAGCACACAAAGTCAACACAAAAAAATAGTGCGTGGCAATTCCTAAAAAATTTGTAATAATCCAAACAACAACGAGCCACAGAGGAATTGGTTTGCGGTACTCAAGCCGTCGAATGGCGATCGCTAAACAACTCAAAGAAGCAATCACCCATACAATTGCCAGCGTGTAATGTCGGGCTTCTTGCGCTAAAAAAATGCCATAGGGCGAAACCGCCATCATCGCCGCCGCTAGCTGACTCACAAGGCGCGAACGAAAACTCAGCCAACTCAGCCCATAAATTGCCGGAATCGATGCTGCACCAAGTAACGCCGGAAGCGATCGCGCTACCCATACCGAAACTAAATCTGTTGATTCTGGCGACCAAAAATTCATCCACAAATGAGCTAGCACAAAGTATAGCGGTGGATGATTACTTTCTGTAACTAGATTTTGAACGACCTGTATAACACCATGACTCGGATTATGTTGCAACGGTTGCAAAAGTGTATCAAGCGCGATCGCCTGATTTAAAGGCACGCCCAGAAAACTATTCCCCAAGCTAAAGACTAACGTCGAAAATTCATCCGTCCAAGGTGGTTTACTCGCAAGTCGCGTCAACCGCAAACCAACAGCGATCGCTGTCCATCCTAACAGCAACAATATATCTTGGCATTCATTCTTGAGCTTGTGATTGCGTGACATCAGTATAGCGATTAGTGGTTAGTAGTTAGCGTCTGTGTAGCTAAAAGCTTTTCCATACTCATCAGTTTTCAATATTTACTGACACAATTGAAACAGAAGTGCAGTTAATTTCTGATGTTCTGTGACTAATAAAGCCGTTGAAAAGATTCTGGCGCGGGTTTTAACAGGTGACGAATTATCTTCACACGAGGGAGTCATCTTATTACAGCAAACCGATGAAGACGCGATCGCCGCAATTCGCGATACTGCCGATCAACTCCGCCGCAGGCAGGCAGGCGATACGGTAACGTACGTCATCAATCGTAATATTAACTTTACAAATATTTGCGAACAGCACTGTAGTTTTTGCGCGTTTCGCCGCGATTCTGGTGAAAAAGAAGCTTACTGGCTCAACTGGGGGCAAATTCTCGAAAAAACAACTGATGCTGTCCAGCGTGGTGCAACAGAAATTTGCATGCAAGGCGGATTAAACCCGCAAGCAAAAATCAACGGACGTTCCTTGCCTTATTATCTAAAACTCGTAGAAACTATCAAAACACACTTTCCACAATTGCACTTACACGCTTTCTCACCCCAGGAAGTTGAATTTATCGCGCGAGAAGACGATATCAGTTATGCTGCTGTCATTGCTGCTTTACGCGATGCGGGAGTGGGGTCAATGCCAGGAACCGCAGCCGAAGTCCTCGACGATCGAGTTCGGCGAATTTTGTGCCCAGAAAAAATCAACACAGCAACTTGGCTCGAAATCGTCAGTACCGCGCATCGCCTAGGCTTACCAACAACGAGTACCATGCTCTCTGGGCATATAGAAACACCCCAACAGCAAATTCATCACCTCGAACAATTGCGATCGCTACAAAAAACAGCACGCGATCGCAACTATCCCGCAGCGATTACCGAATTCATTTTGCTACCGTTTGTCGGTCAAGAAGCCCCCAAAGCATTACGCCGCCGTGTTGGCAGAGATCAACCAGTACTTGCTGATGCCTTATTACTCACAGCAGTAGCGCGAATTTTTTTAGGAAACGTCATACCCAACCATCAACCCAGCTGGGTCAAACTGGGGCTCTTCGGGGCAGTAGAAGCTTTAAAGTGGGGCTGCAACGATATCGGCGGTACTTTGATGGAAGAACACATTACCACGATGGCAGGTGCGATCGGCGGTACGTGCATGGAAGTAGAAACGCTACAAACTGCAATTACTTCTATCAAAAGACCATACGCACAACGCGATACGCTTTATAACTTAGTTGTAAAAAAAGATGAGAAGCAAGCAGTTAGTAGCTAGAAGTGACGAGGGGTGAGGAGTGAGTGATGAGTTTTGAGTTATACAAAACACTATTCTTCCTCTACCCTTCTACTCCAAATAATTGATCCCCACAGTGCCAATCCGAGATAGGATGGACGTTGATTTCTGTCTTTTCTTACCTAATGCTTATGAAGCGCTATTTGTCTCGTCTACTTACCCTCGCTTTGGTTGTTGTTATTGGCTTGACAGGCTGTTCTAACAACATTTTTTCAGATAGTCTAAGTGGAGATTATCGTCAAGATACGCTCGCTGTGGTCAACACGCTGAGAAATGCCCTCGACTTGCCTGAGGATGCGCCGGAAAAAGCCGAAGCACAAGCAGAAGCACGTCAAAAGATCAACGAGTTTGCTGCGCGTTACCAGCGCGATAGTGCCGTTGCTGGGTTGAGTTCTTTTACCACAATGCGAACTGCGTTAAATTCCTTGGCAGGACACTATAGTTCTTATCCAAATCGTCCCGTACCAAAGAAACTCAAACAACGGTTAGAGCAAGAATTCAAGCAAGTAGAAATGGCACTTAACCGAGGTAGCTAAAATCTTGATGAAAGAAATATTCCTATCAAAAATAGTTAGGTGTAGCGGTTTGAGCAATTAAGTTAAAAACCTGAGACGGTTTCCTTTATTTGCCACAGCTAAGAAATTGAATGGCTTAGGAAACCGAAGCAGAGCTTTTGTAGTCTCTAACACTAGTCTTGAAAACTTCTGCAACGCAGGGTACTTACTAGTGACCTATTAGCGTGCCTTGTAACGTTTTTAAGTGCAACTAGTTGCAGAAAGCGTTGTTTTTTGAGCAACGCTGGTTGAGGCTATCACTTAATGTATGCGTTAATAATTAGCCTTGTCACTATCAGCCTTACAAGACAAATTGATTGATTGTACTTATGTTGTGTTTGTGGTAATGTCCAACCATCGTTTGAGATTTGCCCGTTCTCGTTTTGCTTGGCAACGCTTGGTTGCTACTGTGTTGACAGGTAGCTTAGTGAGTGCCAATTTTGGTAGTCCTCCAGCACAAGCGCAGACAACGGCATATTGTCAGCTCACAGCAGCAGCAATCCAAGAAAAAGAAACTTTACGTCAAGCAGCACTACAAGGTAGTACAGACGCGCAGAATCGCTATAGAGCAATACTCAATCAACACGCTCAAATTTTACGAGATTGTCGCAATCGTACTTGGCCACAAACGCAAGCTGTATGGTTACGGTTATATCCTTGTGATATTCAACCAGGCGTCCTCGATAAAGTGATGGACCACGTTGTTAATCGCGGTTATAACCAAGTGTATGTAGAAGTATTCTACGACGGTCAAGTATTACTACCAGCAGCAGCAAATCCTACCGTTTGGCCTTCAGTGGTGCGAGTTCCTGGGGCTGAACGAACCGATTTACTTGCCCAAGCGATTCAAAAAGGACGCGATCGCGGCTTGAAAGTTTATGCTTGGATGTTTTTGATGAATTTTGGCTACTCCTACGGACAGCGCCCCGATCGACAATCAGTACTAGCGCGCAATAGTAAAGGTGAAACAAGTTTGTACGTCGTCGATAATGCAAGCCAAGTATTTGTCGATCCCTATAACCTGCAAGCCAAACGAGATTATTACCAACTAGTACTCGAAGTTATGCGCCGTCGTCCTGACGGGGTTCTCTTCGATTATGTGCGCTATCCCAGAGGCTTAGGTGCAGGGTCTGTCGTCAACAGAGTGCAAGATTTGTGGATTCACAGCGAAGCGGCGCAACAAGCCTTGTATCGTCGGGCGCTGAACAACAAAGGACTCAATTTAATTCAGCGCTTTCTCAGTAAAGGATATGTCACCGCCAGAGATATCGAAATCGTCGATCAGCTTTACCCACAAGAAGGCGAACCGCTGTGGCAAGGTCGCACGCCACCTCCAGCACCACAACCACCTAATGAACCGCCAACGGCTGCGCAAAGACAGCCTCA from Chroococcidiopsis sp. TS-821 encodes:
- a CDS encoding Crp/Fnr family transcriptional regulator, which gives rise to MTISAPNPPLPSPISQRIFSRKELIPPRQDLLWKIERGAVRTFTWSEQGTLITLGYWGADDVVGYPLSRVNPYQIECLTSVEMSLLPAGLWHEAVDAMLLHIQQSEELLSIVHRKPVSMRLWHFLIWLSEKFGREVEQGRLIDLAITHQEIAEVINTTRVSVTRLLQQFEEEGMLLRYQRRLILCLRK
- a CDS encoding iron uptake porin gives rise to the protein MTKIFWNALRLSPVLLGATLLLADRVQANETPADIVVPTATTSQVASQVEPAPQMVISQAPTNNSLAQVTSVSQLSDVQPTDWAFQALQSLVERYGCIAGYPDGTYRGNRALTRFEFAAGLNACLDRVNELIATATADQVTREDLATLQRLQEEFAAEIATLRGRVDALEAQTAELEANQFSTTTVLNGEVIFGISDVFGDSAVGGADLEYNTVVGARARLNFDTSFTGKDRLRTRLQAANLDNNSDETGTAMTRLGFDTNTGNDVEIDDFYYRFPIGNAALVQLNFTNAELDDNIFTFNPAFESSGSGAISRYGRFSPIYRQAEGGAGITLTLNPDGPLSLSGAFFAPDAEDPGTGSGLFNGAYGAIGQLSWRANDTFSIGATYARTYQNTESGINLFGSTGSANANAPFGEVATEANHYGVQASLKLGTTLNLSGWVGYSTADALAGPNAGADANMFYWATALAIQDLGREGSQLGLIFGQPPRVTDSALVEDPDTSYHLEGLYRLQLTENVAITPGVLVIFNPEHNNANDTIYVGTLRTTFSF
- a CDS encoding iron uptake porin, whose amino-acid sequence is MTKIFWNALRLSPVLLGATLLLADRVQANETPADIVVPTATTSQVASQVEPAPQMVISQAPTNNSLAQVTSVSQLSDVQPTDWAFQALQSLVERYGCIAGYPDGTYRGNRALTRFEFAAGLNACLDRVNELIATATADQVTREDLATLQRLQEEFAAEIATLRGRVDALEAQTAELEANQFSTTTVLNGEVIFGISDVFGDSAVGGADLEYNTVVGARARLNFDTSFGGRDLLRTRLQAANFDNTTNETGTAMTRLGFDTNTGNDVEIDDLFYRFPIGNAALVQLNANAGLDSGLFTFNPAFDSTGRGSISRYGQRSSIYRTGGTGAGLSVILNPEGPFTVSGAFIAPTANTPEAGTGVFQGAYTALGQVALRISDTFTIGATYARAYQNTASGINLFGSTGSGNANAPFGDVATEANHYGLQASLQLGTTLNLSGWAGYSTADALVGPAADADIFYWAASLALQDFGREGNQLGIVFGQPPRVTESTIATDPDISYHLEGFYRLQLTENVSITPGVLVIFNPEHNNANDTIYVGTLRTTFSF
- a CDS encoding DUF3318 domain-containing protein, translated to MEPAIEIRRLVEIMPASGRMMTKIVNKPEQATVIHSPFPLPWNQQRLIYINFDLWRRLSQPQRDLLLLRTVSWLLQVKWLKPDIYQGVAIAGLIGATIELVQQDAVGVVVAGGLSAIAINRIWRNNRSTQLEIEADEAAIQIAQRRNYIKAEAAEHLLSAIEAVAKLEKRPSLTFVELVRCQNLRAIAGLSPVSVPEAFK
- a CDS encoding glycosyltransferase, with protein sequence MSRNHKLKNECQDILLLLGWTAIAVGLRLTRLASKPPWTDEFSTLVFSLGNSFLGVPLNQAIALDTLLQPLQHNPSHGVIQVVQNLVTESNHPPLYFVLAHLWMNFWSPESTDLVSVWVARSLPALLGAASIPAIYGLSWLSFRSRLVSQLAAAMMAVSPYGIFLAQEARHYTLAIVWVIASLSCLAIAIRRLEYRKPIPLWLVVVWIITNFLGIATHYFFVLTLCAEAIVLIVLWWRQRQSAGFHLTWSANPWWQILLVAVGTFLGSLVWLPVFFQNNYGSDLTDWIQNGSNGLLALLNPIFQALAAWLTMISLLPVEAPQLPIVIASGVVMLIFFLWALPWLYCGIKVKLAQPKMRLMTWVFVGIVCSAIALFFFFTYALGIDLTRGARYNFVYFPAVMVLLGASLAVCWRTPDLQGKRAVALIWLMGLLSAITVVCNLGYQKYYRPDLMLEIIQNASRSPILVATTHRTHVQIGEMMGIGREFKLAGIDTPQFLLARETSTASATLQQVVNNFPRPLDLWLINFHAPVQVDGCTVDTLSSPPVNGYDYQLYRCK
- the cofH gene encoding 7,8-didemethyl-8-hydroxy-5-deazariboflavin synthase subunit CofH; translated protein: MTNKAVEKILARVLTGDELSSHEGVILLQQTDEDAIAAIRDTADQLRRRQAGDTVTYVINRNINFTNICEQHCSFCAFRRDSGEKEAYWLNWGQILEKTTDAVQRGATEICMQGGLNPQAKINGRSLPYYLKLVETIKTHFPQLHLHAFSPQEVEFIAREDDISYAAVIAALRDAGVGSMPGTAAEVLDDRVRRILCPEKINTATWLEIVSTAHRLGLPTTSTMLSGHIETPQQQIHHLEQLRSLQKTARDRNYPAAITEFILLPFVGQEAPKALRRRVGRDQPVLADALLLTAVARIFLGNVIPNHQPSWVKLGLFGAVEALKWGCNDIGGTLMEEHITTMAGAIGGTCMEVETLQTAITSIKRPYAQRDTLYNLVVKKDEKQAVSS
- the psb27 gene encoding photosystem II protein Psb27, producing the protein MKRYLSRLLTLALVVVIGLTGCSNNIFSDSLSGDYRQDTLAVVNTLRNALDLPEDAPEKAEAQAEARQKINEFAARYQRDSAVAGLSSFTTMRTALNSLAGHYSSYPNRPVPKKLKQRLEQEFKQVEMALNRGS
- a CDS encoding family 10 glycosylhydrolase; translation: MSNHRLRFARSRFAWQRLVATVLTGSLVSANFGSPPAQAQTTAYCQLTAAAIQEKETLRQAALQGSTDAQNRYRAILNQHAQILRDCRNRTWPQTQAVWLRLYPCDIQPGVLDKVMDHVVNRGYNQVYVEVFYDGQVLLPAAANPTVWPSVVRVPGAERTDLLAQAIQKGRDRGLKVYAWMFLMNFGYSYGQRPDRQSVLARNSKGETSLYVVDNASQVFVDPYNLQAKRDYYQLVLEVMRRRPDGVLFDYVRYPRGLGAGSVVNRVQDLWIHSEAAQQALYRRALNNKGLNLIQRFLSKGYVTARDIEIVDQLYPQEGEPLWQGRTPPPAPQPPNEPPTAAQRQPQLQWELWQLSVAHAIQGIIDFLAVAAWPVQRQGVKAGAVFFPDGNQAVGQGYDSRLQPWDRFPTTLEWHPMSYAACNNTSCIAALVQRVLQYAPPGTQVIPAIAGVWGRPISNRPSLEAQMQALRAYAPRIQGISHFALSWQEPQLESERKSCRIR